From a single Methanomicrobium sp. W14 genomic region:
- a CDS encoding MBL fold metallo-hydrolase translates to MNRYSFVAYIPNRPGALNLASGIITELNGNINRIHYDRQIDSQTAFFEVTCSEEAYEKIKERLSSIGFLRNSLKSLPFLKFSVNLPNRAGALAEFLDIASDAGAYIGSIDFDDTGSFPETVFVSMNLEEKHRADELLDSLKNHYKIDIIEYDTTGTSLDKTVFYVMFAKKLRRYIGNDDDDFLINFLKDINHTVQELTKRGDNPDEVFENYILCGDFLNKTTGAGFYADVQEIEITPDMTLFCFQLPGGGSIFVFDYPGETVMIDTGYGIYSDDARKMFSYYGLDIDKKLKFMIVTHGDADHCGAGGAYNVPAYMHPTTLEIIKCGNRAWGSRNENSILEKVYTKMIALFSRWNPPSEENTRLLPENSQENETGFPVLAKIPIGGLEFEVLLSRGGHQAGQLIIFCPKAGLLFTADTLMNFSSFSDDRRRYNSIADFLVTSVNVDSELAREERKKVLVMALGYEERTGKKCLICGGHGTVSVLDEDKKLKTYGNVEHYVHK, encoded by the coding sequence TTGAACAGATATTCATTTGTAGCATACATTCCAAACAGACCGGGCGCACTGAACCTTGCTTCAGGAATAATAACCGAGCTCAACGGAAATATAAACAGAATTCACTATGACAGACAGATAGACTCGCAGACTGCATTCTTCGAGGTCACATGCAGCGAAGAGGCATACGAAAAGATTAAGGAGAGACTTTCATCCATAGGGTTCCTCAGAAACTCTTTAAAAAGCCTCCCTTTCCTGAAATTCAGCGTCAACCTTCCCAACAGGGCAGGAGCCCTTGCCGAATTCCTTGACATCGCATCTGATGCAGGTGCATATATAGGGTCGATAGACTTCGATGATACGGGAAGCTTTCCGGAGACCGTTTTTGTCAGCATGAACCTTGAGGAGAAGCACAGGGCAGACGAGCTCCTGGACTCACTGAAAAACCACTATAAAATAGATATAATCGAATACGACACGACGGGGACATCACTTGACAAGACCGTCTTTTACGTAATGTTTGCAAAAAAGCTCCGCAGGTACATCGGAAACGACGACGATGACTTCCTGATAAACTTTTTAAAGGACATCAACCACACGGTCCAGGAGCTGACGAAACGCGGCGACAACCCTGACGAGGTCTTTGAAAATTACATACTCTGCGGGGATTTTCTGAACAAAACAACCGGAGCGGGTTTTTACGCAGACGTCCAGGAGATTGAGATAACTCCCGATATGACACTGTTCTGCTTTCAGCTCCCCGGAGGCGGAAGCATATTCGTATTTGACTACCCCGGTGAAACTGTGATGATTGATACCGGATACGGAATATACTCAGATGACGCCAGAAAAATGTTCTCATACTACGGGCTTGACATAGACAAAAAACTGAAGTTCATGATAGTGACTCACGGTGACGCGGACCACTGCGGTGCCGGGGGAGCATACAATGTGCCGGCATACATGCACCCAACAACACTAGAGATTATAAAATGCGGAAACCGGGCATGGGGGTCAAGAAACGAAAATTCAATACTTGAAAAGGTATACACCAAAATGATTGCACTTTTCTCCCGCTGGAATCCTCCATCCGAAGAGAACACAAGACTTCTTCCCGAAAACTCGCAGGAGAATGAAACCGGATTTCCTGTACTTGCAAAAATACCTATAGGCGGTCTTGAATTCGAGGTTTTGTTAAGCAGGGGAGGCCACCAGGCAGGCCAGCTTATTATATTCTGCCCGAAAGCAGGCCTTTTGTTTACGGCAGACACCCTGATGAACTTTTCAAGCTTTTCAGATGACCGCAGGAGATACAACTCTATAGCAGACTTTCTGGTGACATCAGTCAATGTGGACAGCGAACTTGCCCGGGAAGAGAGAAAAAAGGTCCTTGTGATGGCTTTGGGATACGAAGAGAGGACAGGAAAGAAATGCCTCATATGCGGAGGCCACGGGACGGTATCGGTGCTTGACGAAGACAAAAAGCTCAAAACATACGGAAATGTCGAACACTATGTACACAAGTAA
- a CDS encoding response regulator → MADAKVLIVEDEIIVAMGIERSLSSFGYNVVGLAVRGNDAVRMTGELIPDIALIDIDLKDKKMDGVDVAKTIGERWDIPVVYLTSYADEDVLSRAIRANPYGYLIKPARPREVYTTIETVLQKHRTVKAERAMKSGEKKFHMVMDSIPFPICLISSSNNSPRHEIVFANKSFLDIVSVEISEIIHTDPCDLFGQNFLDNLHESKEKNSPEYDAVLYSGDGGIVQGRVFAKDVEYDSERLTLVIFREKNGGLVFSSKRTAEKYV, encoded by the coding sequence ATGGCCGATGCAAAAGTTTTGATTGTTGAAGATGAGATTATCGTTGCTATGGGGATTGAAAGGTCTCTTTCCTCTTTCGGTTATAATGTCGTTGGTCTTGCCGTTAGGGGAAACGATGCAGTAAGGATGACAGGGGAGCTTATCCCGGATATTGCACTGATTGACATAGATTTAAAGGACAAAAAAATGGACGGAGTCGATGTCGCCAAAACGATTGGGGAGAGATGGGACATTCCTGTTGTATATCTGACTTCATACGCGGATGAAGATGTGCTTTCACGGGCAATCCGGGCAAACCCTTACGGCTATCTCATAAAACCGGCACGCCCAAGAGAGGTCTACACGACAATTGAGACCGTTCTCCAGAAACACAGGACGGTAAAGGCTGAAAGGGCTATGAAATCCGGGGAGAAAAAGTTTCATATGGTAATGGATTCGATTCCTTTTCCGATATGCCTAATCTCTTCTTCAAATAATTCCCCCCGTCATGAGATTGTATTTGCAAACAAAAGTTTTCTTGACATTGTTTCAGTGGAAATTTCCGAAATTATCCATACTGACCCCTGTGATCTGTTCGGGCAGAACTTCCTGGATAACCTGCACGAATCGAAGGAAAAAAATTCTCCTGAATATGACGCAGTATTGTACTCCGGTGACGGAGGCATTGTTCAGGGCAGGGTTTTCGCAAAGGATGTTGAATATGACAGCGAGAGACTTACGCTTGTAATATTCAGGGAAAAAAACGGGGGTCTGGTATTTTCATCAAAACGGACTGCTGAAAAATATGTCTGA
- a CDS encoding AarF/ABC1/UbiB kinase family protein, translated as MVARLKRYGQIADVMVKYGFGIFLDEIDPDASKRRKFFKRSVPDSRSVYERVRLVLEELGPTAVKFGQMAASRSESIPPELVEELKKLHDHVTPVPFEALVPTIEEFCGPINETFEYFEKTPIAAASIGQVHRAVLKDGTIVAIKIQRPNIAEKIETDTVIIEGMARRFEKVNPALKAYNLSGMVDDFTKMMKRELDYVAEGKNADIFSRNFKKRPEIKFPKIYWEYSGSRLLMMEYIEGIRVDDVEGIKIYGYDPKVYADWGFETYLKMIFEDGFFHIDPHPGNIFVTIDGKLAFIDLGAIAIIRPERRHTFIKLLLSIVDTDVDMIIDCFKKLGVRIDDDDLDEIKDQLYYALFDSEGFEISSVDTISSLNTIPKILNRYHIQIPGTLMSLLKVLIMVIGVGQTLNPQFSFYDKARPYLTEIVKMQYFSPQSFKKTSHTLMESVDSIMKLPKIFSRTMNKWAAGKFQIDIVAKDVEKLSNTIEKATDKILMGMVASALVIGASIVMYSADFEYSNWLMYFTVAVYCAAFVIAIVTIVRVLFFEPSARKK; from the coding sequence ATGGTTGCAAGGCTGAAGCGCTACGGTCAGATCGCCGACGTAATGGTAAAATACGGTTTCGGCATATTTCTTGATGAAATAGATCCCGATGCGTCCAAACGCAGAAAATTTTTCAAGAGGTCTGTACCGGACAGCAGATCCGTCTACGAAAGGGTGAGGCTTGTGCTTGAGGAGCTCGGCCCGACAGCAGTGAAGTTCGGACAGATGGCGGCATCGAGAAGTGAGTCCATACCCCCCGAGCTTGTGGAGGAGCTGAAAAAACTGCATGACCACGTAACACCCGTCCCTTTTGAGGCCCTTGTTCCGACAATAGAGGAGTTCTGCGGTCCGATAAACGAGACGTTTGAATATTTTGAAAAAACTCCCATAGCAGCGGCCTCGATAGGACAGGTCCACAGGGCGGTATTAAAGGACGGGACAATAGTAGCGATAAAAATTCAGCGTCCGAATATAGCCGAAAAAATAGAGACCGATACAGTAATTATAGAGGGCATGGCACGCCGCTTCGAGAAGGTAAATCCTGCATTAAAGGCGTACAACCTCAGCGGAATGGTCGACGATTTTACAAAAATGATGAAAAGGGAGCTTGATTATGTCGCCGAAGGAAAAAACGCCGACATATTCTCCCGCAACTTTAAAAAAAGGCCTGAAATAAAATTCCCAAAAATATACTGGGAGTATTCCGGTTCGAGGCTTCTGATGATGGAGTACATCGAGGGCATCAGGGTCGATGACGTGGAGGGCATAAAAATATACGGCTATGACCCTAAGGTATACGCCGACTGGGGATTTGAGACGTATCTCAAGATGATATTTGAGGACGGCTTTTTTCATATAGACCCTCATCCGGGCAATATTTTCGTGACGATAGACGGCAAACTGGCTTTTATTGATCTTGGCGCTATTGCCATAATAAGACCTGAAAGAAGGCACACATTCATAAAACTACTCTTATCAATAGTCGACACCGACGTCGACATGATAATTGACTGCTTCAAAAAGCTCGGGGTACGTATAGACGACGATGATCTTGACGAGATAAAAGACCAGCTTTATTATGCCCTTTTTGACTCCGAAGGCTTTGAGATATCCTCGGTAGATACGATAAGCTCTCTGAACACAATTCCGAAGATCCTGAACCGCTACCATATACAGATACCGGGAACCCTTATGTCCCTTTTAAAGGTGCTGATTATGGTCATCGGTGTCGGCCAGACTTTAAACCCGCAGTTCAGTTTCTACGACAAGGCAAGGCCTTATCTTACCGAGATTGTAAAAATGCAGTATTTCTCGCCGCAAAGCTTTAAGAAGACTTCGCACACTCTGATGGAAAGCGTCGACAGCATAATGAAGCTTCCGAAGATCTTCAGCAGGACGATGAACAAATGGGCCGCCGGGAAGTTTCAGATAGATATCGTGGCAAAAGATGTGGAAAAACTGTCGAATACCATAGAAAAGGCGACCGACAAGATTTTGATGGGGATGGTTGCATCAGCACTTGTGATAGGTGCCTCAATCGTTATGTACTCTGCCGACTTTGAGTACAGCAACTGGCTTATGTACTTCACCGTGGCTGTATACTGTGCGGCGTTTGTAATAGCTATCGTGACTATTGTGCGTGTATTATTCTTTGAACCTTCAGCAAGAAAAAAATGA
- a CDS encoding PAS domain S-box protein has product MNITGDIYKNIFEHAITGLALADKKGRIIAANVAFCRFTKYKCRDIVNSRITFESIIYEEDRDLIKSVFRNFLESKTFNDKIYEFRLVRRDSEIVTIVATFFFDKESGYFIIHIHDISERKKIVNDILLRDKILEAINFASRQFLKSNSWEKVMPGVLEALGKATGVARTYCFENTTDENTNTLLMNERFEWAYDKSASQITNPRMQGLSYEKAGILRWKDEMEKGNIIIADIGSVEPDEKRNMEHLGTKTSVITPIFINDKWWGFIGFDETREDRKWTEAEIDALGAAAGIIGSAMFRQEVREALIAYITESTLRIKEPVNLVRDNIVQIKKDILENKISEESIGAKIDIQIKNIDQINKNLKDISRAIVENRSEIPDAYRRFISH; this is encoded by the coding sequence ATGAATATTACGGGGGACATCTACAAAAACATATTTGAGCATGCCATCACAGGACTCGCCCTGGCTGACAAAAAGGGAAGGATTATTGCCGCAAACGTTGCCTTTTGCCGCTTTACGAAATATAAATGCAGGGATATTGTAAACAGCAGAATTACATTTGAGTCTATAATTTATGAGGAGGACAGAGATCTAATAAAAAGCGTATTCAGGAATTTCCTGGAGAGCAAAACATTCAACGACAAAATCTACGAATTCAGACTGGTCAGAAGGGACTCTGAAATAGTCACCATTGTAGCAACGTTCTTCTTTGACAAAGAAAGCGGCTATTTTATTATACATATCCATGACATTTCTGAAAGAAAAAAAATAGTCAATGACATTCTGCTCAGGGACAAAATACTTGAAGCGATAAACTTCGCATCAAGACAGTTTTTAAAGTCAAATTCCTGGGAAAAGGTGATGCCCGGGGTCCTGGAGGCACTTGGAAAGGCCACAGGTGTTGCAAGGACATACTGTTTCGAAAACACTACCGACGAAAATACTAACACCCTTCTCATGAACGAGAGATTTGAATGGGCTTACGACAAATCCGCTTCCCAGATTACAAATCCAAGGATGCAGGGACTTTCATACGAAAAAGCAGGCATCCTCCGCTGGAAAGACGAGATGGAAAAGGGGAATATCATAATTGCCGACATAGGCTCGGTGGAACCCGACGAAAAAAGGAATATGGAACATTTAGGGACGAAAACATCTGTGATAACACCCATATTTATTAATGACAAATGGTGGGGCTTCATCGGCTTTGACGAAACAAGGGAAGACAGAAAATGGACAGAAGCTGAAATAGATGCCCTGGGCGCTGCAGCAGGAATAATCGGAAGCGCAATGTTCAGGCAGGAGGTAAGAGAGGCCCTTATAGCCTATATAACAGAATCCACGCTTAGAATAAAAGAGCCTGTGAATCTTGTCCGGGACAACATAGTGCAGATTAAAAAGGACATACTGGAAAATAAAATATCAGAGGAGAGCATAGGTGCAAAAATAGACATCCAGATAAAAAACATTGACCAGATAAACAAAAACCTTAAGGATATCAGCAGGGCTATCGTCGAAAACAGAAGTGAAATTCCGGACGCATACAGAAGGTTCATATCACACTAA
- a CDS encoding cyclopropane-fatty-acyl-phospholipid synthase family protein, whose translation MEFRDIVSVSQGPLSIMNPLSPEKAVYIGEIAGMSEGMSVIDFGCGNGTLLGMWGETFGISGTGIDIREDACRNACNAIEELGLSDKISIFFADASDYEKEEGELYDFAVALGASQIWGGIEETLTVLSGFIKDTGSIIIGDRYWKKDTVAPEFCRQWQEIMTEYEILQIIRGKGFDLKSVVRADDNDWDVYESGIWRNCIDWLMGCKDKSSPDYEEILSYFRRVQEEYLAYGREYIGWAMYLIKPLNK comes from the coding sequence ATGGAATTTCGTGATATTGTCTCTGTATCGCAGGGCCCACTGAGCATAATGAACCCTTTAAGCCCCGAAAAAGCGGTTTACATAGGTGAAATAGCCGGCATGTCGGAAGGTATGTCGGTAATCGATTTCGGGTGCGGAAACGGGACTCTTCTCGGGATGTGGGGAGAGACCTTCGGCATCTCCGGCACAGGCATTGACATAAGGGAGGACGCCTGCCGCAACGCATGCAATGCAATCGAAGAGCTTGGACTTTCCGACAAAATCTCCATATTCTTTGCTGACGCCTCAGATTACGAAAAAGAAGAGGGCGAACTTTATGATTTTGCCGTCGCCCTCGGGGCCTCCCAGATCTGGGGAGGCATTGAGGAGACTTTAACGGTACTTTCAGGTTTCATAAAAGATACGGGGTCAATAATCATCGGAGACCGCTACTGGAAAAAAGATACAGTTGCACCGGAGTTCTGCCGCCAGTGGCAGGAAATTATGACGGAATACGAAATACTCCAGATAATAAGGGGAAAAGGCTTCGACCTTAAATCGGTTGTCAGGGCAGACGACAACGACTGGGACGTCTACGAATCCGGAATATGGAGAAACTGCATCGATTGGCTCATGGGCTGTAAAGATAAATCCTCTCCTGACTATGAAGAGATACTCAGCTACTTCAGAAGGGTTCAGGAGGAGTACCTTGCATACGGGAGGGAGTACATCGGGTGGGCGATGTACCTGATTAAACCCCTAAATAAATAA
- a CDS encoding SLC13 family permease has product MKKTLGRYIGVIAFILVLLIPTDPSVFPTDAKYVASVTLLMVIWWVTEAIPIQATALLPVILFPALGVLTPAEACAPYADKTIFLFMGGFIIAMSMQRWGLHERIALNIINRVGTSPRMLILGFMVATAFLSMWISNTATAMMMVPIAIAIIATILPKSDTGLGEMTEQQRDFSECIVISIAYAATIGGIATIIGTPPNGIFVAQMETIFPSAPAIDFFTWMEFALPLACVMLPLAWLWLTYGPYRHMPGKISSGKEIIAERLRSLGEMGRGEKWTLLVFAMTAAAWIMRSEKHIGNVVIPGITTYLPFVGDSTIAIAGAVLLFLLPVDTKEGVFTMNWEWAKKIPWGILILFGGGICLSTAFIKSGLAGVIMQHMTFMHVLPVVVAVLVVALLVSLLTEVTSNTAIASVMMPVMAVTAVSMGIHPYLLMLTAAFACSMAFMLPVATPPNAVAYSSGYVEMKDMIRTGWILNIVGIFILTLFMFTIISWILGFSTAMPDWAFEPAVSV; this is encoded by the coding sequence ATGAAGAAAACACTCGGTCGTTATATCGGGGTGATAGCATTTATTCTTGTTCTTCTCATCCCGACAGACCCTTCAGTGTTTCCGACAGACGCTAAATACGTCGCCAGTGTGACTCTTCTCATGGTAATCTGGTGGGTTACCGAGGCGATACCGATACAGGCGACTGCACTTCTGCCCGTTATTCTCTTTCCTGCTCTTGGGGTACTGACTCCTGCCGAGGCCTGTGCACCCTATGCCGACAAGACGATATTTCTGTTTATGGGCGGATTTATCATAGCTATGTCAATGCAGAGGTGGGGTCTTCATGAAAGGATAGCCCTGAATATTATAAACAGGGTCGGAACCTCGCCGAGAATGCTTATCCTGGGATTCATGGTGGCAACCGCCTTTTTGTCCATGTGGATCTCAAACACAGCAACGGCGATGATGATGGTTCCTATAGCAATAGCAATCATTGCGACAATTCTCCCCAAGTCCGACACCGGTCTTGGCGAGATGACGGAGCAGCAGAGGGACTTTTCGGAGTGTATAGTGATATCGATTGCATATGCGGCGACAATCGGGGGTATAGCAACAATCATCGGGACACCGCCCAACGGGATATTCGTAGCCCAGATGGAGACTATCTTTCCGTCTGCACCTGCAATTGACTTTTTTACATGGATGGAGTTTGCCCTGCCGCTTGCATGCGTAATGCTCCCGCTTGCATGGCTCTGGCTGACATACGGCCCGTACAGGCACATGCCGGGAAAAATTTCTTCAGGAAAGGAAATAATAGCGGAAAGGCTCAGGTCCCTCGGTGAGATGGGCAGGGGAGAAAAATGGACGCTTCTGGTCTTTGCAATGACGGCTGCAGCCTGGATAATGAGGTCCGAGAAACATATAGGGAATGTTGTAATTCCCGGAATAACCACATATCTTCCTTTTGTCGGAGACTCTACGATTGCAATTGCAGGGGCAGTCCTTTTATTCCTGCTTCCTGTAGACACCAAAGAAGGAGTGTTTACGATGAACTGGGAATGGGCAAAAAAAATTCCCTGGGGGATTCTCATTCTTTTCGGCGGAGGTATCTGTCTTTCGACTGCGTTTATAAAAAGCGGCCTTGCAGGCGTTATAATGCAGCACATGACCTTTATGCATGTCCTGCCTGTGGTTGTAGCTGTCCTTGTCGTGGCTCTTTTGGTCTCACTTTTGACAGAGGTCACTTCCAATACGGCAATAGCTTCGGTTATGATGCCTGTTATGGCTGTAACGGCCGTCAGCATGGGGATTCATCCTTATCTGCTTATGTTAACGGCAGCGTTTGCATGCTCTATGGCTTTCATGCTCCCTGTTGCAACACCCCCGAATGCCGTTGCCTACAGCTCGGGTTATGTTGAGATGAAGGATATGATACGGACAGGCTGGATTCTGAATATTGTCGGAATTTTCATTCTCACACTGTTCATGTTTACCATAATATCCTGGATTCTGGGATTTTCAACTGCAATGCCGGACTGGGCTTTTGAGCCGGCGGTTTCCGTGTGA